The segment CCGAGCACACCGTCGCGGCCTACGAACTCGCCCTTCAGGAGGGCGCGGACGCCGTCGAGTGCGACGTCCGGCTGACCCGCGACGGCCACCTCGTCTGCGTGCACGATCGCCGCGTCGACCGGACCTCGAACGGGTCCGGGCTGGTCTCGGAGATGACGCTCGCACAGCTGCGCGAATTGGATTACGGCTCGTGGCACTCCGGCTGGCGGGACGGCGGAGCCGGCGGTGATACCGGGTTGCTGACACTGGACACCCTGGTGGGGCTGGTGCTGGACACGAAGCGGCCGGTGAAGATCTTCATCGAGACCAAACACCCGGTGCGCTACGGCGCATTGGTGGAGAGCAAGGTGCTGGCTCTGCTGCACCGCTACGGCATCGCCGCGCCGGCGTCCGCGGACCTGGCCAGGGCGGTGGTCATGTCGTTCTCGGCCGCCGCGGTGTGGCGGATCCGGCGGGCGGCGCCCATGCTGCCGACCGTCCTACTGGGCGAGACGTCGCGCTTTCTGGGCGGTGGCGCCGCCACCACGGTCGGGGCGACGGCGGTGGGCCCCTCCATTGCGACCCTGCGCGAACACCCCGAACTGGTGGACAAGGCGGCCGCCCAGGGGCGTGCGCTGTACTGCTGGACCGTCGACCACTACGAGGATGTCCGGTACTGCCGGGATGTCGGGGTGGCGTGGGTGGCCACCAATCATCCCGGCCGTACCAAGGACTGGTTGGAGAACGGCCTCACCGGGGCCGGGCGGGACTGACCGAAGCGAGTCAGAGATTGCCGCCGGCGGCCTTCGGGGCCGTCGGGTCGGCGCCTGCCGCGGCGAGCTCGCGGGCGACGAAGTCCTCCAGATGGAACAGGTTCGCCCCGGCCCGCTCGGAGATGCGCACCAGCGTCGTGATGGTCGCGACCTCTTCGATCTGTTCCTTGAGGAACCACTGCATGAACTGCTCGCCCAGGTAGTCGCCCTCTTCGCGGGCCACACTGGCCAGCCGGGTCACCTGCTCGGTAACGGTGCGCTCCTGGTCGAGGGACAGCCGCAGGGCCTGCGCGGGGGTGTCGAACTGGTTCTGCACGGAATCGATGCCGGGGATCTCGACGTCGATATCGCGGTCGAGCAGGTACTGCACGAGCATCATGGCGTGATTGCGTTCCTCGACGGCCTGGGCGTAGAAGTGCGCGGCCAGCTGCGGCAGGTCCGCACCGTCGAAGTAGACAGCGATGGCGACATACTGCTGCGACGCACTGAACTCACTGCGGATTTGCTCGCGGAGCAGTGCGTTGAATTTGGTGTCCGGTGTGTTGACATCGCTCATGCCGACCACAATAGGCCAGGTCAGGCGGCGTGTCATACAAGGTGACCCTTAATCAGGGTAGCCACCCCTAACCGTTGTGACGGTCGTTACGGCGTCGCCGAATAGTTTGCTGTGTGTGCGGGTTCCGGTGCGGTTCAGGGCTGGTCGGTATCGAGCACGTCGGCCGGCACCGGTTCGTCGCGGGCCAATGCGCCGAACAGTCTCCCGGCGGCTTCGCTGTCCCACACCACAACCGATCCGACGTCGCTGGTGGTGTACTCCGCGATCGGGACGGTCGTCGCGGTCGGATCGTCTTGCAGCGCCCAGGCCAGCCGGGCCAGGTCCCAGATGTGACCGCCCTGATCGAGGGTGACCGCACCGGTGGCGGCGGCCGCCATCGGGTACCAGCGCAGCGGATTGAGCAGTACGGACGGGCTGGTCGCCCGTTTGAGCAGGGCGGACATGAAGGCCCGTTGATGTGTCATGCGGTCCAGATCGGCGCGGGCGGTGGCGCGCGAGCGGACGAAGCCGAGGGCATTGCGGCCGTCGAGTTCCTGGCAGCCCGCCGGCAGGGCGATGCCGGCAAGCGGATCGTCGATCGGCTCCTGCGGGCACATCGTCACCCCGCCGACGGCGTCGACGAGCTCGGCGAAACCGCCGAAGCCGATCTCGGCGTAGTGGTCGAGCCGGATCCCGGTCGCCTGCTCGACGGTTTGGACCAACAGCGCCGCGCCCCCGAAGGCGTACGCCGCGTTGATCTTGTCCTCGCCGTAGCCGGGGATCGGCACGTACGAGTCGCGGGGCAGCGACACCAGTGTGGGTCGGGTCCCGGCGAACAACCCGCCGATGTGCAGCAACATCACGGTGTCGGTGCGGCCGTTGCCGGTGTCGCCGCCGGTGGCCAGCTCGCCCTGTTCGGCGTCGGACAGTCCCGCTCGGCTGTCGGATCCGACCAGCAACCAGGTGGTGCCGCTGCCCGCCGGTGGCCGGTCCGGGTAGTTGCCGAGCACGGCGGCGCGCTGCAGGGTCGAGTCGAGCCACCACGCGCCGGCCACGCCGGCACTGAGCAACAGCAGCCCGGCGGCCAGCACCATCGACAGGAACCGGCGCAGCCGGCGCGGTCGTTTGGCCGATGGCCTGGGCGGTGGCGGCGCCGGAGTGGGCGCGACCGGTCGTCGTGGTGGTGGAGGTGGCGGTGGAGGCGGTACGGGCCGACGCTGGACGGGGGGCCGGCGCGGCGCAGCGGTGGGCGGTGTCGGCGGATTGGGTGGCCACACCGGTGGCGGGCGGTGGCGGGGGTCGCGGCGGATCTGCGGTGCCGGTTCCCGCCGGGGTGTCCCCCGACCATGCGGCGGGTTCTCGGTCACACCTGCGAATGTACTGCTTGGCGGCGGGTTCTCAGCTCAACCAGTCCAGCTCGCCGGCCGCCAGCGAATAGCCGACGAAGGCCACCGCGTCGATCAGGCCGTGCGCCACGATCAACGGCCAGAGTCTGCCGGTGCGCATCCACACGTAGCCGAACACCAGGCCCATCACGATGTTGCCCAGCCCGGCGCTGTAGCCCTGGTAGAGGTGGTAGCCGCCGCGCAGCAATGCCGACATCAGCACCGCGACACCCGCGCCGACCTGCAGCTGACGCAACCTGGTGATGAGAAATGCGACGACGATGATCTCCTCGGCCCAGCCGTTGGCGAACGCGAGCAGCAGCAGCAGCGGGATCCGCCACCAGGTGTCGTTGAGTTCGGCGGGTTCCACCGCGGCACTGAGCCCCAGCAGGCGTGCGGCCACATACAGGGCTAGGCCGGGCACACCGATCAGTGCGGCCAGTCCGAGTCCGCCGGTCAGGTCGGGGTGCAGCCTGAACCGGCCGAGGCCGATCTGGGCGGGTCCGGTACCGGTGCGCGACAACAGGTAGAGACCGAGCGCGCCCCAGGCCAGCAGTTGGATGACCGAGGCGACGTTGAGGCCGAGGTCGATCAGGTCGAACGGGGAGCGGCGCTCGTTGAGTGCCACGGTCTGGCCGCCCAGCCCCAGCAGTACCGCCTCGATGAGGCGCAACAGCGCCACGTAGGCGCTCAGGCCGAACGTGACCGCCAGCACGACGGCGATCTCGATCCGCAGCGTGCGAGCCGACGGCAGCGGCCCCGGGGAAGCGGTCACCGCCGCCAGGCTAATAGGCGGATCAGATACGCCGCGCGCGCAGCCCGTTGAGGAACGGGCAACCCATCAGCAAGCGGATGGCCTGGCTGAGACCGGTGACATCGTCGACGGGCTTGGCGAAGGGCAGCCGCACATCGTGATCGCCGGACTCGTCCTCGACCCGCAGCTGTACGCCGTAGCGGTCCAGGCCGAGCGGTCGGACCCGGCCGCTGCGCAGGGTCTGGGGCAGCCGGGTGGCCAGTCGGTCCACGACGTCGCGGTGCGCGGATTCCAGGTGCCGCAGCCAGCACGACTCCAGCCCGCAGAAGGGATCGGGCCGCGCCGCCAGCAGTGCGCCCACGCCCACGGACTCCGCGCCGGTGGAATCGGCGACCACCACCGATTCGATCTCCAGCCGCGCCAGCGCGTACCGGGTGTCCCCGCGGGAGGCGTCGGCGCTACCGGTATTCACCTGTAGCAGAGCAGGATTCGGGTTATCGGCGGCCACCATGTCGAGCATCCCGGCGATCTCGCCGTCCGGCACCAGGAACATCCGGCCCTGGATCCAGACCAGCGAGCGCACCGGCTCGCGTAACGGCAGCGGCGCGTAATCGGTCATCTCCAACACGGCCTGCGCACCCGCGGAGCCGGCCGAGACCACCATGGCGGCCAGCAGACCGTCGGCGGGGATGGTGATGGCGAAAGAGCCGTCGTCGAGCAGATGGTGGACCGGCGTGGTGGCGGGTTCGAGGCCCTCCACGGCCAGCATCGCGCCGCCGGCGCGGGCGCACGCGCTGCGGATCCGCTCGGCTGTCGTCGGTGCCGTCACAGACATCTGACCACCTTCCGGTTAGTGAGGTAAGCCTTACTTAACTACATCCGGGGTGGGATGTGCAAGGTTTCCTCCGTCGGTGCACGGGTGGGCAGGCGCCGAGCCACTAGGGTTGAGGGCGTGCCGCGTATCGCCTACCTCGGGCCGGAGGGGACCTTCACCGAGGCGGCGCTGCTGCAGATGGTGGCCGGTGACATGGTGCCGCCCGGCGGTGCGGCCGGCGAGGTCGTCCCGCTGCCCTACGACAGTGCCGGCGGCGCGCTGGAGGCGATCCGCACCGGTGACACCGACTACGCGTGCGTACCGATCGAGAATTCGATCGACGGCTCGGTGATCCCCACTCTCGACGGCCTGGCCGACGGTTCCGCGCTGCAGATCTATGCCGAGCACACCCTGGATGTCGCGTTCACCATCGTCACCCGGGCCGGGCTGGCCGCGGCCGATATCGACACCGTCGCCGCCTTCCCCGTCGCGGCCGCGCAGGTCCGCAAGTGGCTGGCCGCCGAACTGCCGCAGGCCCGCATCGTGCCGGCCTACTCCAATGCCGCCGCGGCCCAGGATGTCGCCGGCGGTGGCGCCGACGCCGGGGTGAGCACGGCGCTGGCCGCGCAGCGCTACGGACTGACCGTGCTGGCCGCCGATATCGTCGACGAGGCCAGCGCGCGCACCCGCTTCGTCCTGGTCGGCGCGCCGGGTACCCCGCCGGCCCGTACCGGTGCCGACCGCACCTCGGTCGTGTTGCGCCTGGACAATGTGCCCGGGGCGCTGGTGTCGGCGATGACCGAACTGTCCATCCGCGGTATCGATCTGACCCGCATCGAATCACGGCCCACCCGAACGGAATTGGGCACCTACAAGTTCTTCCTCGACTGGGCCGGTCACATCGACGACGAAGCCGTGGGCGAGGCGCTCAAGGCGCTGCACCGGCGCTGCGCCGATGTGCGCTACCTGGGTTCGTGGCCGACCGGCGCGGCGATCGGGGCGCTACCGCCGCCGGTTGACGAGGCGGCACGCTGGTTGCAGGCGACACGGACAGGAGGATCGGCATGACGGGGCGGCTGGTGCTGGTGCGGCACGGACAGTCTTACGGCAACGTCGAGCGCCGACTGGACACCCGGCCGCCGGGCGCCGCCCTGACCGACCTGGGCCATCACCAGGCACGCACCTTCGCCCGTGGCTGGACGACCCCGATCGCCATGGTGGCGCACTCGGTGGCGATCCGGGCCCGCGAGACGGCCGCCGGTATCGCCGGACACCACGACCTGGCGACCCATGAGTTCGAGGGCATCCACGAGGTCCAGGTCGGCGAGCTGGAGAACCGCAACGACGACGAGGCGATCGAGGCCTTCGAGGCGGTCTACCGCAGCTGGCACCAGGGCGACCTGGACGTACCGGTGCCCGGCGGCGAGACCGGACAACAGGTGCTCGACCGGGTGGTGCCGGTACTGACGGAGCTACGGCTGCGTCACCTCGATGACCACCGCTGGCCCGGGGATATCGTCGTGGTCAGCCACGGCGCGGCGATCCGGTTGGTGGCGTCCGTGCTCGCCGGCGTCGACGGTGCGTTCGCGCTGGACCACCATCTCAACAACACCGAATCGGTGATCCTCAGCCCGATCACCGACGGGCGGTGGAGTTGCGTGCGCTGGGGCCCGCTGACCCCGCCGTTCTATCCCGACGCCGCCGAGCGGGACGCCGCGGACACCGCCGGGCCGATGGGCTGATCCAGCGCGCAGCCACACCCCACCGCGTAGCAGTCGATGGTGTAGCGGTGCACGGCCTCCGGTGTGCTGCAATCGGGCTCGGTGCATTCTGGGCGCTGTCCGATGTGCACGATGACCGTGCCGTGGCAGTGGTCGTGCTCGACATCGGCCCCGCACTCCCGACATGTCGCGCTCATGGCTGCCATTGTGGCACCACCCACCGACACCGCTGGGTTCCCACGCTGTCGGCGGGACTGCTTTCAGGCCCAGCCCAATTCGTGCAGACGCTCGTCGTCGATCCCGAAATGATGCGCCAGTTCGTGCACCACGGTGATGGCCACCTCGTCGACCACCTCATCCTCGGTCGCGCACATGTCCAGCAGCGCGTCCCGGTAGATCGTGATGGTGTCGGGCAGCGCACCGGCGTAGGTCGAGTCCCGGTCGGTCAGCGCGATGCCCTCGTAGAGCCCGAGCAGGTCGGGCTCGTCGGGATGGCGCGCCTCGACCAGGAAGACCACGTTGTTCGCGGCGGCGGCGAGTCCGGACGGGATCAGATCGAGCGCATCGGCGACCAGTTCCTCGAACCGCTGCGCGCTCATGAGGACCGGCACGCGATTACGGGAGTGGCGGCGGAACGGGCTCGACGGGAGCGGGACCCGGCGGAGGCGGTGGTGCGGCCTCCGGGGCCGGCGGTGCGGCCGGCGGCGGGAGTCCTTCCATGGGGGGCCCGGCGGCCGGTGGTGGCGGCGGCGGCAACGGCGGACCGTTGAGGAACGTGTTGCCGCCGGTCGGGGTCTCGGTCGCGGTCGCCTGTTCGGTGCTCTGGCTGGACTGCCCGGGCAGGTGTTCGTTGGACTCGGTCTGCTGGCTACTGCTGCTCCCGCTGCTGCTGCTACTACCGCTGCTGTAGGACTCGTCGTAGGTGATCTGCGACGAGGTGTCGATCGGGGGCAGCGGGATGGCCGGGATGTTCAGGCGCTCGTCGGGGATGTCCGGCGGCGGGACCGGCGGACGACCGTTGATCATCAGCGGGCCCTTGGCGCTGTTGAGCAGGGTCGACCAGCCACCGTTGCCGAGGGTGGCGCCGATGCTGCAGGACACCTGGTGGCTGCCCGCCGACCAACTCGGCAGCGCGACGGTGCTGTACACCAGCGTCAGCGTCGTGGTGCGCAATTCCAGCGGCGCCAGGTAGGCGTCGGTGACCCGGGAGCAGTTCTCCTTGACGAAGGTGTCCTGGTCGGCCTCGGCTGGCAGGCCGCCGGGGAATTTGTCGGCCAGGTTCACCGAACCGGTGACCTCCAGGGAATGCGGCCCGGCGCAGTCCACCGGGATGTCGGTGGGTTGGTTGGTCGCCGGGTCGATACCCAGGCAGGTCCCCGCAGGCCAGACCTTGGACTGATCGATATCGGCGACCTTGCCCTGGAACGCCTGCTGTTGGTTGTTGGCCCCCGGCAGCTGCAGGCCGCACAGCATGCGTCGCTCACCGGCCTGGCGCCAGGTCTTCTCGCCGGACCACAGCAGGCTGACACTGAATCGCCCGTTGGGGTCGTACCGGTCACCGAGGTAACGCTGTACGGCGCTCTGGCATTGTTCCTGGCTGATCTGCTGGATGCGGGCCGGCGACGGGGGCGCGGCGTCCGGGCCGTACTCGGTGCCCGGGAAGGTGCGCATGTCGATCGACTCGGCGACCTCGAACCGGTGCTCGGTGGTGCAATCCACGATCTGCGCGGCGTCGGGGGTGCGTTCCGGCCAGTTCAGGCAGTCGCCGCCCTTGGCGCTGTCGAAGGTGCTGTTGCTGCGCAGTCCCAGCGCACCGGCCCCGGAGTTCAGCCCGGCCAGGCGCCCGCCGGCCGCGGTATCGGGCAACACCGTGATGACGCCGGCGATCAGCAGCCCGCCCAGCGCGGTGAGCAGCAAAGCGCGACGGGTGGGGCTCAGCGGGCCGCTCATCGGCTGCCACGACGACACCGCCGCGCGCCACCGAGACACCGGCTTCTGCGAGGTCTGTGCCTCGTTCAGAAACGGTTCCTGGCCATCGGGTGCGTCCAACATCGCCTCCCATTGTGACAGGCGTGTCACGATGTGTGACAAGTGATGCACTTGTAATGTTATGTGGTTGTGGCCCGCGGGCTGCGGCCCTTCGCCGCGCAAGTAGGGTTACCGCCGTGATCGACCTCAAGCTGCTCCGCGACGAGCCCGATCGGGTGCGCGCCTCTCAACGCGCCCGCGGCGAGGATCCCGGCCGGGTGGACGCGCTGCTGGCCGCCGATACGGCCCGCCGATCGGCCATCTCCACCGCCGACACCCTGCGCGCCGAGCAGCGGGCCGCCAGCAAGCTCGTCGGCAAGGCCGCCCCGGACGAGCGGCCGGCGCTGCTGGCCCGCGCCAAGGAACTCGCCGAGGCCGTCAAGGCCGCCGAGACCGAACAGTCCGACGCCGAGGCCGCATTCACCGCGGCGCACATGGCGGTCTCGAATGTCATCGTCGACGGTGTGCCCGCCGGCGGCGAGGACGATTTCGCGCTGCTCGACACCGTCGGTACGCCCCCGGCCATCGAGAATCCGCGCGACCATCTGGAACTCGGTGAAGCCCTCGGCCTGATCGATATGGAACGCGGGGCCAAGGTCTCGGGTTCGCGGTTCTATTTCCTGACCGGCCGAGGCGCACTGCTGCAGCTTGGCCTGCTGCAACTGGCGGTCCGGCTGGCCACCACCAACGGCTTCACGCTGATGATCCCGCCGGTGCTGGTGCGCCCGGAGGTGATGGCCGGCACCGGATTCCTGGGTGCGCACGCCGACGAGATCTATCACCTCGACGACGACGACCTCTATCTGGTCGGCACGTCGGAGGTACCGCTGGCGGGCTATCACAGCGACGAGATCCTCGACCTGACCGACGGTCCCAAGCGCTACGCCGGCTGGTCGTCGTGCTTCCGCCGCGAGGCCGGCAGCTACGGCAAGGACACCCGCGGCATCATCCGGGTGCATCAGTTCGACAAGGTCGAGGCCTTCGTCTACTGCAGACCCGAGGATGCCGAGGCCGAACATCAGCGGTTGCTCGGATGGCAGCGCGAGATGCTGGCGGCCATCGAGGTGCCCTACCGCGTGATCGACGTCGCCGCAGGCGATCTCGGTTCGTCGGCGGCCCGCAAGTACGACTGCGAGGCATGGGTGCCGACCCAGGGCACCTACCGCGAACTGACCTCGACGTCGAACTGCACCACATTCCAGGCCCGCCGGCTGTCCACCCGGTATCGCGACGAGAACGGCAAGCCGCAGATCGCGGCGA is part of the Mycobacterium adipatum genome and harbors:
- a CDS encoding glycerophosphodiester phosphodiesterase; protein product: MTAGDAETAGPATTGHPFVVAHRGASADRPEHTVAAYELALQEGADAVECDVRLTRDGHLVCVHDRRVDRTSNGSGLVSEMTLAQLRELDYGSWHSGWRDGGAGGDTGLLTLDTLVGLVLDTKRPVKIFIETKHPVRYGALVESKVLALLHRYGIAAPASADLARAVVMSFSAAAVWRIRRAAPMLPTVLLGETSRFLGGGAATTVGATAVGPSIATLREHPELVDKAAAQGRALYCWTVDHYEDVRYCRDVGVAWVATNHPGRTKDWLENGLTGAGRD
- a CDS encoding ferritin, producing the protein MSDVNTPDTKFNALLREQIRSEFSASQQYVAIAVYFDGADLPQLAAHFYAQAVEERNHAMMLVQYLLDRDIDVEIPGIDSVQNQFDTPAQALRLSLDQERTVTEQVTRLASVAREEGDYLGEQFMQWFLKEQIEEVATITTLVRISERAGANLFHLEDFVARELAAAGADPTAPKAAGGNL
- a CDS encoding LCP family protein, with the translated sequence MVLAAGLLLLSAGVAGAWWLDSTLQRAAVLGNYPDRPPAGSGTTWLLVGSDSRAGLSDAEQGELATGGDTGNGRTDTVMLLHIGGLFAGTRPTLVSLPRDSYVPIPGYGEDKINAAYAFGGAALLVQTVEQATGIRLDHYAEIGFGGFAELVDAVGGVTMCPQEPIDDPLAGIALPAGCQELDGRNALGFVRSRATARADLDRMTHQRAFMSALLKRATSPSVLLNPLRWYPMAAAATGAVTLDQGGHIWDLARLAWALQDDPTATTVPIAEYTTSDVGSVVVWDSEAAGRLFGALARDEPVPADVLDTDQP
- a CDS encoding CPBP family intramembrane glutamic endopeptidase, producing the protein MTASPGPLPSARTLRIEIAVVLAVTFGLSAYVALLRLIEAVLLGLGGQTVALNERRSPFDLIDLGLNVASVIQLLAWGALGLYLLSRTGTGPAQIGLGRFRLHPDLTGGLGLAALIGVPGLALYVAARLLGLSAAVEPAELNDTWWRIPLLLLLAFANGWAEEIIVVAFLITRLRQLQVGAGVAVLMSALLRGGYHLYQGYSAGLGNIVMGLVFGYVWMRTGRLWPLIVAHGLIDAVAFVGYSLAAGELDWLS
- a CDS encoding DUF2470 domain-containing protein gives rise to the protein MSVTAPTTAERIRSACARAGGAMLAVEGLEPATTPVHHLLDDGSFAITIPADGLLAAMVVSAGSAGAQAVLEMTDYAPLPLREPVRSLVWIQGRMFLVPDGEIAGMLDMVAADNPNPALLQVNTGSADASRGDTRYALARLEIESVVVADSTGAESVGVGALLAARPDPFCGLESCWLRHLESAHRDVVDRLATRLPQTLRSGRVRPLGLDRYGVQLRVEDESGDHDVRLPFAKPVDDVTGLSQAIRLLMGCPFLNGLRARRI
- the pheA gene encoding prephenate dehydratase, which gives rise to MPRIAYLGPEGTFTEAALLQMVAGDMVPPGGAAGEVVPLPYDSAGGALEAIRTGDTDYACVPIENSIDGSVIPTLDGLADGSALQIYAEHTLDVAFTIVTRAGLAAADIDTVAAFPVAAAQVRKWLAAELPQARIVPAYSNAAAAQDVAGGGADAGVSTALAAQRYGLTVLAADIVDEASARTRFVLVGAPGTPPARTGADRTSVVLRLDNVPGALVSAMTELSIRGIDLTRIESRPTRTELGTYKFFLDWAGHIDDEAVGEALKALHRRCADVRYLGSWPTGAAIGALPPPVDEAARWLQATRTGGSA
- a CDS encoding histidine phosphatase family protein, with the protein product MTGRLVLVRHGQSYGNVERRLDTRPPGAALTDLGHHQARTFARGWTTPIAMVAHSVAIRARETAAGIAGHHDLATHEFEGIHEVQVGELENRNDDEAIEAFEAVYRSWHQGDLDVPVPGGETGQQVLDRVVPVLTELRLRHLDDHRWPGDIVVVSHGAAIRLVASVLAGVDGAFALDHHLNNTESVILSPITDGRWSCVRWGPLTPPFYPDAAERDAADTAGPMG
- a CDS encoding metallopeptidase family protein — encoded protein: MSAQRFEELVADALDLIPSGLAAAANNVVFLVEARHPDEPDLLGLYEGIALTDRDSTYAGALPDTITIYRDALLDMCATEDEVVDEVAITVVHELAHHFGIDDERLHELGWA
- a CDS encoding septum formation family protein, with protein sequence MLDAPDGQEPFLNEAQTSQKPVSRWRAAVSSWQPMSGPLSPTRRALLLTALGGLLIAGVITVLPDTAAGGRLAGLNSGAGALGLRSNSTFDSAKGGDCLNWPERTPDAAQIVDCTTEHRFEVAESIDMRTFPGTEYGPDAAPPSPARIQQISQEQCQSAVQRYLGDRYDPNGRFSVSLLWSGEKTWRQAGERRMLCGLQLPGANNQQQAFQGKVADIDQSKVWPAGTCLGIDPATNQPTDIPVDCAGPHSLEVTGSVNLADKFPGGLPAEADQDTFVKENCSRVTDAYLAPLELRTTTLTLVYSTVALPSWSAGSHQVSCSIGATLGNGGWSTLLNSAKGPLMINGRPPVPPPDIPDERLNIPAIPLPPIDTSSQITYDESYSSGSSSSSGSSSSQQTESNEHLPGQSSQSTEQATATETPTGGNTFLNGPPLPPPPPPAAGPPMEGLPPPAAPPAPEAAPPPPPGPAPVEPVPPPLP
- the serS gene encoding serine--tRNA ligase — encoded protein: MIDLKLLRDEPDRVRASQRARGEDPGRVDALLAADTARRSAISTADTLRAEQRAASKLVGKAAPDERPALLARAKELAEAVKAAETEQSDAEAAFTAAHMAVSNVIVDGVPAGGEDDFALLDTVGTPPAIENPRDHLELGEALGLIDMERGAKVSGSRFYFLTGRGALLQLGLLQLAVRLATTNGFTLMIPPVLVRPEVMAGTGFLGAHADEIYHLDDDDLYLVGTSEVPLAGYHSDEILDLTDGPKRYAGWSSCFRREAGSYGKDTRGIIRVHQFDKVEAFVYCRPEDAEAEHQRLLGWQREMLAAIEVPYRVIDVAAGDLGSSAARKYDCEAWVPTQGTYRELTSTSNCTTFQARRLSTRYRDENGKPQIAATLNGTLATTRWLVAILENHQQPDGSVGVPAALVPYVGAEVLEPGS